Proteins co-encoded in one Arachis hypogaea cultivar Tifrunner chromosome 11, arahy.Tifrunner.gnm2.J5K5, whole genome shotgun sequence genomic window:
- the LOC112720572 gene encoding uncharacterized protein, with amino-acid sequence MATGDDTRSLSTTVCKWTYLGHAHMQHINDKDSWDMAMLFGSFNKSWFVAKEEAAKSKAARGHKSFGCKVKTTSMQRLNIVFKVIGVLSQLLDPRNAASFR; translated from the exons AT GGCAACTGGAGATGATACTCGCAGTTTGTCCACCACAGTTTGCAAATGGACATATCTTGGTCATGCTCACATGCAGCATATCAATGATAAAGACTCCTGGGATATGGCTATGCTTTTTGGATCAt TTAATAAAAGCTGGTTTGTAGCAAAGGAGGAAGCTGCTAAATCCAAAGCAGCAAGAGGTCATAAAAGCTTTGGCTGTAAGG TCAAGACGACTtccatgcagagactcaacatcgTCTTTAAGGTTATCGGGGTTCTCTCACAGCTCTTGGATCCGCGAAATGCAGCAAGCTTCAGATAA